Proteins from a genomic interval of Planktothrix sp. FACHB-1365:
- a CDS encoding XisI protein translates to MDKLAKYRQIIQELLSEYAAGNPLGGEIESQTVFDQQTDRYLLVDLGWNGQRRIYTCLIHLEIRGEKIWIQRNQTDCSLTDEFLARGVLKEDIVLGLQPPELRKYTGLGVI, encoded by the coding sequence ATGGATAAATTAGCTAAATATCGCCAAATTATTCAGGAACTATTATCAGAATATGCAGCCGGGAATCCCTTGGGTGGGGAAATTGAATCGCAGACCGTTTTTGATCAGCAAACAGACCGATATTTGTTGGTTGATTTGGGTTGGAATGGGCAACGGAGAATTTATACCTGTTTGATTCATTTAGAAATTCGGGGGGAAAAAATCTGGATTCAGCGCAATCAAACTGACTGTTCTTTAACGGATGAATTCTTGGCTAGGGGTGTATTAAAAGAGGATATTGTCTTAGGACTCCAGCCCCCTGAGTTACGAAAATATACGGGTTTGGGTGTGATTTAA
- a CDS encoding type IV pilin-like G/H family protein, whose translation MDKSLRNWVSGVLLVAPVFLTSCSLNLSLPQLNESDKAEFVMQAMTTGQQAYYEANGQFANSIQGLSLNANLDTGEYRYSINTEGQYAQTVVMTAAAKQEGLPSYAGVVTVNKTEGGVMALANICKTDQPSTEPPALSSTPTPGEGLKCPAGSSPVQ comes from the coding sequence ATGGATAAGTCTTTGAGAAATTGGGTTTCGGGAGTTCTCCTCGTTGCTCCTGTTTTCTTAACGAGTTGCTCTCTGAATTTATCCTTACCCCAACTTAATGAAAGCGATAAGGCAGAATTTGTCATGCAAGCTATGACCACTGGACAACAAGCTTATTATGAAGCCAATGGTCAGTTTGCCAATTCCATTCAAGGGTTATCTTTAAATGCCAATTTAGACACCGGAGAATATCGCTACAGCATTAACACAGAAGGTCAATATGCTCAAACTGTGGTGATGACGGCGGCGGCGAAACAAGAGGGACTACCGAGTTATGCTGGAGTTGTGACGGTTAACAAAACTGAAGGGGGTGTGATGGCTTTGGCTAATATTTGTAAAACCGATCAACCCTCCACCGAACCTCCGGCTTTGTCCTCAACTCCAACACCGGGAGAAGGGTTAAAATGTCCTGCGGGTTCGAGTCCAGTTCAGTAG
- a CDS encoding type II toxin-antitoxin system VapC family toxin translates to MILDVLTDDPHWFDWSSAQLADYAQTGTLHINPIIYAEVSIGFKDVTEVESVLSYSFFQRDALPYEAAFLAGQAFLQYRRRGGVRRSPLPDFYIGAHAKVCGYTLLTRDATRYQTYFPELILISPTELDSNPQDILTLLPVLELRTKPEVRWRVDRFYKY, encoded by the coding sequence GTGATTCTGGATGTATTAACGGACGATCCCCATTGGTTTGATTGGTCATCAGCGCAACTGGCTGATTATGCCCAAACCGGAACACTGCATATCAACCCTATTATTTATGCAGAAGTATCCATTGGGTTTAAAGATGTAACGGAAGTCGAATCGGTATTATCTTATAGCTTTTTTCAGAGAGACGCATTACCTTATGAGGCGGCATTTTTAGCGGGTCAAGCCTTTTTACAATATCGTCGCCGGGGTGGTGTGAGGCGATCGCCTTTACCAGATTTCTATATTGGCGCTCATGCCAAGGTGTGCGGGTACACCCTGCTAACTCGTGATGCCACCCGTTACCAAACCTATTTTCCTGAACTTATCCTCATCAGTCCTACTGAACTGGACTCGAACCCGCAGGACATTTTAACCCTTCTCCCGGTGTTGGAGTTGAGGACAAAGCCGGAGGTTCGGTGGAGGGTTGATCGGTTTTACAAATATTAG
- a CDS encoding UPF0175 family protein yields MQITIEIPDEYIQQLQPNLENFSQRILETLVVESYNAQKLTTAEVGRILNLNRFEVETLN; encoded by the coding sequence ATGCAAATCACCATTGAAATCCCCGATGAATACATTCAACAACTCCAACCCAACCTAGAAAACTTCTCCCAACGCATCCTAGAAACCTTAGTGGTCGAATCCTACAACGCTCAAAAGCTAACCACTGCTGAAGTCGGACGGATTCTCAACCTGAACCGCTTTGAAGTCGAAACGTTGAATTAG